One genomic segment of Arcobacter porcinus includes these proteins:
- a CDS encoding MOSC domain-containing protein → MNIDKVIEIFSETRKESSLPRPIVEKLNLIEEYGIEFDKFALKNLEQTVLLVGIDSYNLALENDIKIEIGTLGENILVSFDPHRFDIGTKFQIGDDAIIEITQICTVCNHLSVFDKKLPNLLKKKRGVYCKIVKSGLILKNMTIKSLFIKNNLK, encoded by the coding sequence ATGAACATAGATAAAGTAATAGAGATTTTTAGTGAAACAAGAAAAGAGAGTTCACTCCCACGACCAATTGTTGAAAAATTGAATTTAATAGAAGAGTATGGAATAGAGTTTGATAAGTTTGCTTTAAAAAACTTGGAACAAACAGTTCTTTTAGTAGGAATAGATTCATATAATTTAGCTTTAGAGAATGATATAAAAATAGAGATTGGAACTTTGGGTGAAAATATTTTAGTAAGTTTTGATCCACATAGATTTGATATTGGTACAAAGTTTCAAATTGGAGATGATGCAATAATAGAAATAACACAGATTTGTACAGTTTGTAATCATCTTTCAGTATTTGATAAAAAACTTCCTAATTTATTAAAGAAAAAGAGAGGAGTTTATTGTAAAATAGTCAAATCAGGTTTGATTTTAAAAAATATGACTATAAAAAGCCTTTTTATAAAGAATAACTTAAAATGA
- a CDS encoding DsrE family protein, whose protein sequence is MYKKLLLIISIFLLVTTSSAKSSFSDPQPSFENPRKVVYSLKVSDLETVNATLGTMYNILKEYPAESLKIAVVVYGKGMRVLRKDYDEDTSNRIKSLMEYDVEFIACKNTMQTMNWTEDEFIDDISYTQAGIVELVERQVDGYIGITAY, encoded by the coding sequence ATGTATAAAAAACTTCTATTGATTATTTCAATATTTTTACTTGTAACTACATCTTCTGCTAAAAGTAGTTTTAGCGATCCACAACCTAGCTTTGAAAATCCAAGAAAAGTTGTTTACTCATTAAAAGTTTCTGATTTAGAAACAGTAAATGCAACTTTAGGAACAATGTATAATATTCTAAAAGAGTATCCAGCAGAGAGTTTAAAAATTGCTGTTGTAGTTTATGGAAAAGGAATGAGAGTTTTACGAAAAGATTATGATGAAGATACTTCAAATAGAATAAAGTCTCTTATGGAGTATGATGTTGAATTTATTGCTTGTAAAAATACTATGCAAACTATGAACTGGACAGAAGATGAGTTTATTGATGATATTTCATATACTCAAGCAGGAATAGTTGAATTAGTTGAGAGACAAGTTGATGGATATATAGGAATTACAGCTTACTAA
- a CDS encoding IS110 family transposase, whose product MYYVGIDIAKSFHVVTIIDENEVKVTQKPIRVTNCIDGFSKFITKLETISSNTNDFIIGLEATGIYGENLWEFLNSHGFNVKLLNPFQTTRYREQHTMKKVKNDNIDSWIIALFLKDGKYSSGYVTDDEYQSLRTLYRNRASIQSDMKEVKKRILTQVTVTFPELENFIDIFSITGLALLDKYPTAHHYKHSSVDRILKIFRHIQGNSFNNQKAIEVLELAKNSIYSGKAKDARAIAIKSSIRLLKIYQEELSILEEEILALLEKNGIKEEKDVPTNSLIENLKTIPGVSSKTIAAVISECGDLSRFKTPIKFIGYLGLFPTENSSGNSKSTGHLSKRGSSLAKHALYMASVSCLLHNKELKQYYDTKKSQGKSKQEGIIAVARKLATIIYSIFRYNTPYDPSRVFSKS is encoded by the coding sequence ATGTATTATGTTGGAATTGATATTGCTAAAAGCTTTCATGTTGTTACTATCATTGATGAGAATGAAGTAAAAGTTACACAAAAACCTATAAGAGTTACAAACTGTATTGATGGATTTTCAAAGTTTATTACTAAACTTGAAACTATTTCATCAAATACAAATGATTTTATAATTGGTCTTGAAGCAACTGGTATTTATGGTGAAAACCTTTGGGAGTTTTTAAATTCTCATGGGTTTAATGTTAAACTATTAAATCCATTTCAAACAACTAGATATAGAGAACAACACACAATGAAGAAAGTAAAAAACGACAACATAGATTCTTGGATCATAGCTTTATTTTTAAAAGATGGTAAATATAGTTCAGGTTATGTAACTGATGACGAATATCAGAGTTTAAGAACTTTATATCGTAATCGTGCTTCTATACAATCAGACATGAAAGAAGTAAAGAAGAGAATACTTACTCAAGTAACAGTTACATTTCCAGAACTTGAAAATTTTATTGATATATTTAGCATCACAGGGCTTGCACTTTTAGATAAATATCCAACTGCACACCACTATAAACATAGTAGTGTTGACAGGATACTTAAAATTTTTAGACATATTCAAGGAAATAGTTTTAATAACCAAAAGGCTATAGAGGTTTTAGAGTTAGCAAAAAACTCTATTTATTCAGGTAAAGCCAAAGATGCAAGAGCTATTGCTATTAAAAGTTCTATTAGACTTCTTAAAATATATCAAGAAGAACTATCTATATTAGAAGAAGAGATATTAGCACTTCTTGAAAAAAATGGTATTAAAGAGGAAAAAGATGTTCCAACTAATTCATTGATTGAGAACTTAAAAACTATTCCTGGAGTTTCATCTAAAACTATTGCTGCAGTTATTAGTGAATGTGGAGATCTATCAAGATTTAAAACACCTATTAAATTTATTGGTTATCTTGGATTATTTCCAACAGAAAATAGCTCAGGTAATTCCAAATCTACAGGTCATTTAAGCAAAAGAGGTTCTTCTTTAGCTAAACATGCTTTATATATGGCAAGTGTTAGTTGTTTATTACACAACAAAGAACTAAAACAATATTATGATACAAAAAAGTCTCAAGGTAAATCCAAACAGGAGGGAATTATTGCTGTTGCTAGAAAACTTGCAACCATAATTTACTCTATATTTAGATACAACACTCCATATGATCCATCTCGTGTATTTTCTAAGTCATAA
- a CDS encoding ATP-binding cassette domain-containing protein — protein sequence MIDIKKIKITKENIPLLDISFSINSSVAVIGESGSGKSLTLKALLDLVPESMEVEKSIVYEFPLDSSTIGFIPQNPFLSLSSMTKIKDQIFCDDLKKEEVFKLLNLPLDILNKYPSQISGGQVQRVIIAIAISRDIKLLLLDEPTTALDFDNKTNIINIIKELQKELDIKILFVTHDIASIIDICDEIIILKDGKIIESGFTKDVLSNPQRTYTKLLISSSFKDKEFRK from the coding sequence ATGATAGATATTAAAAAAATAAAAATAACTAAAGAAAACATTCCACTTCTTGATATATCTTTTTCAATAAATAGTTCAGTTGCAGTTATAGGAGAGAGTGGAAGTGGTAAATCTTTAACTTTAAAAGCACTTTTAGACCTTGTTCCTGAAAGCATGGAAGTAGAAAAAAGTATAGTTTATGAATTTCCTTTAGACTCTAGCACAATTGGCTTTATTCCTCAAAATCCATTTTTATCTCTCTCTTCAATGACTAAAATTAAAGATCAAATATTTTGTGATGATCTTAAAAAAGAGGAAGTTTTTAAACTTTTAAATCTACCTTTAGATATTTTAAATAAATACCCTTCACAAATTAGTGGTGGACAAGTACAAAGAGTAATTATTGCTATTGCAATTAGCAGAGATATTAAACTTTTACTATTAGATGAACCAACAACTGCTCTTGATTTTGATAATAAAACAAATATTATAAATATAATAAAAGAGTTACAAAAAGAGTTGGATATTAAAATTTTATTTGTAACTCATGATATTGCTAGTATTATAGATATTTGCGATGAAATTATTATTTTAAAAGATGGTAAAATCATTGAATCTGGTTTTACAAAAGATGTTTTAAGTAATCCTCAAAGAACTTATACAAAGCTTTTAATCAGTTCTAGTTTTAAAGATAAAGAATTTAGGAAATAG
- the gpmI gene encoding 2,3-bisphosphoglycerate-independent phosphoglycerate mutase — translation MNKKTLLIITDGIGHNSSCDFNAFCNANKPTYDYLFKNVPYSLIHTYGEHVGLPANQMGNSEVGHMTIGSGRVLYQDLVKIHLAIKNDTLKENEVIKKTILDSNNIHLIGLVSDGGVHSHIDHIIALAKISESFGKKVWLHLITDGRDVAPDSSKKYIKQISDICNENIQIATISGRYYAMDRDNRWDRVEKAYNVIANAKSKTDLDVFTLIENSYKNEIFDEFILPSSFESYNGINDNDGLIFCNFRSDRARELSSCFAKNDFKEFDIKKLSVNIASMTEYDKNVKIPVAFPKDNPKNTLAEVISNAGLSQVHTAETEKYAHVTFFFNGGVEEPFLNETRVLIPSPNVATYDLQPEMSAPKVGVAVRTAMQNNTDFIVVNFANGDMVGHTGVYEAAIKAVEAVDYELGLIIEEAKKSNYNVVLTSDHGNCEMMKDEDGNILTNHTVGDVYCFVLAENIKKVKEGSLNNIAPTILKLMNLPIPEEMDEALI, via the coding sequence ATGAATAAAAAAACACTCTTAATAATAACAGATGGAATAGGACATAATAGCTCTTGCGATTTTAATGCATTTTGTAATGCAAATAAACCAACTTATGATTATCTATTCAAAAATGTTCCTTATAGTTTAATTCACACTTATGGTGAACATGTTGGTCTTCCTGCTAATCAAATGGGAAATAGTGAAGTTGGGCATATGACTATTGGAAGTGGAAGAGTTTTATATCAAGATCTAGTAAAAATTCATCTTGCAATAAAAAATGATACTTTAAAAGAGAATGAAGTAATCAAAAAAACTATTTTAGACTCAAATAATATTCACTTAATTGGGCTAGTAAGTGATGGTGGTGTTCATTCTCATATTGATCATATTATAGCTTTAGCAAAAATATCAGAAAGTTTTGGAAAAAAAGTTTGGCTACATTTAATTACAGATGGAAGAGATGTAGCTCCTGATAGTTCAAAAAAATATATAAAACAAATAAGTGATATTTGTAATGAAAATATACAAATTGCAACTATTTCTGGAAGATACTATGCAATGGATAGAGATAATAGATGGGATAGAGTTGAGAAAGCTTATAATGTGATTGCAAATGCCAAATCAAAAACAGATTTAGATGTTTTCACTTTAATAGAGAACTCTTATAAAAACGAAATTTTTGATGAGTTTATTCTTCCTAGCTCTTTTGAATCATACAATGGAATTAATGATAATGATGGATTGATTTTTTGTAATTTTAGAAGCGATAGAGCAAGAGAGCTTTCAAGTTGTTTCGCAAAAAATGATTTTAAAGAGTTTGATATTAAAAAATTAAGTGTAAATATAGCAAGTATGACTGAATATGATAAAAATGTAAAAATACCAGTTGCATTTCCTAAAGATAATCCTAAAAATACTTTAGCTGAAGTTATTTCAAATGCTGGTTTATCTCAAGTTCATACAGCTGAAACAGAAAAATATGCTCATGTAACATTTTTCTTTAATGGTGGAGTTGAAGAGCCATTTTTAAATGAAACAAGAGTTTTAATACCTTCTCCAAATGTTGCAACTTATGATCTTCAACCAGAAATGTCAGCACCTAAAGTTGGAGTCGCCGTAAGAACTGCTATGCAAAACAATACTGATTTCATTGTTGTAAATTTTGCAAATGGTGATATGGTAGGTCATACAGGAGTTTATGAAGCAGCAATAAAAGCTGTTGAAGCTGTTGATTATGAACTTGGCTTAATCATTGAAGAAGCAAAAAAATCAAACTATAATGTAGTTTTAACTTCTGATCATGGTAACTGTGAGATGATGAAAGATGAAGATGGAAATATTTTAACAAATCATACTGTTGGAGATGTTTATTGCTTTGTACTTGCAGAAAATATCAAAAAAGTAAAAGAAGGAAGTTTAAATAATATTGCACCAACAATATTAAAACTGATGAATCTTCCTATCCCAGAAGAGATGGATGAAGCACTAATATAA
- a CDS encoding penicillin-binding protein 1A: MLKKFTKIVFVLSIVFGIAIFVYLYDLYQDIKDDIDKIVNYNPKLSSQFYDKNGKLLANTFKDENREYVNYDDIPARVIEGLVAIEDTQFFEHFGINPDAISRAMIKNIKSGGYSEGASTITQQLVKILVLTREKKIMRKVKEALLSVRLESLLTKEEILERYLNQVYFGHGYYGIKTAAKGYFNKNLYELSLKEIAILVGLPRAPSFYDPTRNLQVSLTRANQVISRMHTLGWINEEQYNEALSESPQIFNQTLTQNIAPWAIDYAVYELSKDFPDILYGGYKVYLTIDLDAQNIAQTALKNSYNLAVSRNQAYIKELEEKDWIKNPPEGENIHYIEDKVLQKELNGSLLSMENHTGKILAIIGGVDYNKSVFHRAFQSKRQVGSAIKPFFYQTALNEGYNPATLLFDISRTYTYKVDGVEKRWSPRNYGENFRGVVSLRDSLVSSRNLSTLNLVTDVGVGKVTNDLIRYGFKDIVNDLSITLGSMAVNLVEFSSAFSIFSNLGTQVKPYIVEKVVDRNNQSTNYEPSYLEQNPKEQAYLISSILQDAVKSGTGRRSRVAGIELAGKTGTTNDNMDAWFCGYSPSIQTLVWFGNDNNTPMRKTETGSTLASPAFAYFYKNYLELNPQIEREFSKPEGVFTANFKDRLEFYTKTSPLPDADTQIILDNSNQNELEF; this comes from the coding sequence ATGTTAAAAAAATTTACAAAAATAGTTTTTGTCCTATCCATAGTTTTTGGTATTGCAATATTTGTTTATCTTTATGATTTATATCAAGATATAAAAGATGATATTGATAAAATTGTAAATTATAACCCAAAATTAAGTTCACAATTTTATGATAAAAATGGAAAGCTTCTTGCAAATACATTTAAAGATGAAAATAGAGAATATGTAAATTATGATGATATTCCTGCTCGTGTTATTGAAGGACTTGTTGCAATAGAAGATACTCAATTTTTTGAACACTTTGGAATAAATCCAGATGCTATTAGTCGTGCTATGATTAAAAATATAAAATCTGGTGGATATAGTGAAGGTGCAAGTACAATTACTCAACAACTTGTTAAAATTTTAGTTTTAACAAGAGAAAAAAAGATTATGAGGAAAGTAAAAGAAGCTCTTTTATCAGTAAGACTAGAATCTTTACTAACAAAAGAAGAGATTCTTGAAAGATATTTAAACCAAGTATATTTTGGTCATGGTTATTATGGTATAAAAACTGCTGCAAAAGGTTACTTCAATAAGAATTTATATGAATTATCTCTAAAAGAGATTGCAATTTTAGTTGGTCTTCCTAGAGCTCCTAGTTTTTATGACCCTACAAGAAATCTTCAAGTATCACTAACTAGAGCAAACCAAGTAATTTCAAGAATGCACACTTTAGGTTGGATAAATGAAGAACAATATAATGAAGCTTTAAGTGAATCTCCACAAATATTTAATCAAACTCTTACGCAAAACATAGCTCCTTGGGCTATTGATTATGCGGTATATGAGTTATCAAAAGATTTCCCAGATATTTTATATGGTGGATATAAAGTATATTTAACTATTGATTTAGATGCTCAAAATATTGCTCAAACCGCACTTAAAAACTCTTATAATCTAGCTGTTTCTAGAAATCAAGCTTATATAAAAGAGCTTGAAGAAAAAGATTGGATAAAAAATCCACCTGAAGGTGAAAATATTCACTATATTGAAGATAAAGTTTTACAAAAAGAATTAAATGGTTCTTTACTCTCTATGGAGAATCATACAGGAAAAATATTAGCTATTATAGGTGGAGTTGATTATAACAAATCTGTATTTCATAGAGCTTTCCAGTCAAAAAGACAAGTAGGAAGTGCTATTAAACCATTCTTTTATCAAACTGCTTTAAATGAAGGCTATAATCCAGCAACCCTACTTTTTGATATTAGTAGAACTTACACTTATAAAGTTGATGGAGTGGAAAAAAGATGGTCTCCTAGAAATTATGGAGAAAACTTTAGAGGAGTTGTTTCTTTAAGAGATTCTTTAGTTTCATCAAGAAACTTATCAACATTAAATCTTGTAACAGATGTTGGAGTTGGAAAAGTTACAAATGATTTAATTAGATATGGATTTAAAGATATTGTAAATGATCTATCTATAACTCTTGGTTCTATGGCTGTAAATTTAGTAGAGTTTTCGAGTGCATTCTCAATCTTTTCTAATTTAGGAACTCAAGTTAAACCTTATATTGTGGAAAAAGTTGTAGATAGAAATAATCAATCAACAAACTATGAACCAAGTTATTTAGAACAAAATCCAAAAGAACAAGCTTATTTAATTAGCTCTATTCTTCAAGATGCTGTAAAATCAGGAACAGGAAGAAGATCTAGAGTTGCAGGTATTGAATTAGCTGGTAAAACTGGAACAACAAATGATAATATGGATGCTTGGTTTTGTGGATATTCTCCAAGTATCCAAACACTAGTTTGGTTTGGAAATGACAATAATACACCAATGAGAAAAACAGAAACTGGAAGCACATTAGCATCACCAGCTTTTGCATATTTTTACAAAAACTATTTAGAATTAAATCCTCAAATAGAAAGAGAATTTAGTAAGCCTGAAGGAGTATTTACAGCAAACTTTAAAGATAGATTAGAGTTTTATACAAAAACTTCACCTCTTCCTGATGCAGATACACAAATAATTTTAGATAATTCAAATCAAAATGAGTTAGAGTTTTAA
- a CDS encoding alpha/beta hydrolase — MFKIFIILSSVLFTSLFANPKKICNEKGDNYIFVKGECINYKTFLGDSEGLNIIVHGTWDEGTDILARYTSFAEDVALKSDVTTIVVALPGYSDSTSNKLKAIGSKEYKNLAATKEYVEFFALLVEELKKEFESSYTTIIAHSAGCMLSATSLGFKKDLVDNLLCAGGVYDIHKKTDKKDLISAVDVINKISKDTKIVIVYGTKDTVSTPKMNKDFYEIAKKKGLNVKLVEAKDAPHMELEMTKSSMEAIEDFFE, encoded by the coding sequence ATGTTTAAAATATTTATAATATTAAGTTCAGTTTTATTTACAAGCTTGTTTGCAAATCCAAAAAAAATTTGTAATGAAAAAGGAGATAATTATATTTTTGTTAAAGGCGAATGTATAAATTATAAAACTTTTTTAGGAGATAGCGAAGGTTTGAATATTATAGTTCATGGAACTTGGGATGAGGGAACAGATATTTTAGCAAGATATACATCATTTGCAGAAGATGTAGCTCTTAAAAGTGATGTTACGACTATTGTAGTTGCACTTCCAGGATATTCAGATAGTACAAGCAATAAATTAAAAGCAATAGGTTCTAAAGAGTATAAAAATCTTGCTGCAACAAAAGAGTATGTAGAGTTTTTTGCTCTATTAGTAGAAGAGCTAAAAAAAGAGTTTGAGAGTTCATATACTACAATTATTGCGCATAGTGCTGGTTGTATGCTAAGTGCTACATCTTTAGGATTTAAAAAAGATTTAGTTGATAATCTTTTATGTGCTGGAGGAGTTTATGATATTCATAAAAAAACAGATAAAAAAGATTTAATTTCTGCTGTTGATGTTATAAACAAAATATCAAAAGATACAAAGATTGTAATAGTTTATGGTACAAAAGATACAGTTTCTACACCTAAAATGAATAAAGATTTCTATGAAATAGCAAAGAAAAAAGGTTTAAATGTTAAATTAGTTGAAGCAAAAGATGCTCCTCATATGGAACTTGAAATGACAAAATCTTCAATGGAGGCTATTGAAGACTTCTTTGAATAA
- a CDS encoding thioredoxin family protein — protein sequence MRILYLFLFFVSFLNASFEEGKEIFKNKCSSCHKDYIPFNLIKENFYEKSNKLLNLKAPTANMIAWAMFESSKKIGDENEEDFREIEIASFLKSYLENPDRFNTICDDTALDFYDNKKSMKGELTDDEYEKLAIHFIEYKDNIQEEIVLKASKYSQDDEKNIIKEAKNSNKKIIVYATSSTCYFCKKMDREVFSKDSIKNIIKENYIFLEIDMDINSLPFSLQKEYKKITPSFFFLNNNEELITQYPGAWVEEDFLKILNEHR from the coding sequence ATGAGAATTTTATACTTATTTTTATTTTTTGTAAGTTTTTTAAATGCTTCATTTGAAGAAGGAAAAGAGATTTTTAAAAATAAATGTAGCTCTTGTCACAAAGATTATATACCATTTAATTTAATAAAAGAAAATTTCTATGAAAAAAGCAATAAACTTTTAAACTTAAAAGCACCAACAGCAAATATGATAGCTTGGGCAATGTTTGAAAGCTCAAAGAAAATTGGAGATGAAAATGAAGAGGATTTTAGAGAGATAGAAATAGCTAGTTTTCTAAAATCTTACTTAGAAAATCCTGATAGATTTAATACTATTTGTGATGATACAGCTTTAGATTTCTATGATAATAAAAAATCTATGAAAGGTGAACTTACAGATGATGAGTATGAAAAATTAGCTATACATTTTATTGAATACAAAGATAATATTCAAGAAGAAATAGTTTTAAAAGCTAGTAAATACTCACAAGATGATGAAAAAAATATAATCAAAGAAGCAAAAAATAGTAATAAGAAAATCATAGTTTATGCAACTTCTAGTACTTGCTATTTTTGTAAAAAGATGGATAGAGAAGTTTTTTCAAAAGATTCAATAAAAAATATTATAAAAGAAAACTATATATTTTTAGAGATTGATATGGATATAAACTCTTTACCTTTCTCTTTACAAAAAGAGTATAAAAAAATAACACCAAGTTTCTTTTTTCTAAATAATAATGAAGAGTTAATTACTCAATATCCAGGAGCATGGGTAGAAGAAGATTTTTTAAAGATTTTAAATGAACATAGATAA